CCACTCTCAGTTTTGCAAATATCAAGCTTGCAAGGACACTCTCTGAAAGAGACGGTCTTCTTCAAACGGTAGAAAAAAAGGAGAGCAAATTCAGAAGATACTTGGAGAGCGCGCCGGATGGAATTTTCGTCTCAGATGAGAGAGGAAACTTTACCGATGTTAACGAAGCTTCCAGCAGAATAACCGGATATACGAGAGAAGAGTTGCTGAATATGAACCTGCTAAAGTTGATCCATCCCGAGAGTCTTGATGATGCCAAAGAACATTTCAGGAAGACTGTCGAGACCGGTGAAGCTGAAGGAATAGTCTCATTTGTAAAGAAGAATGGCGAGAAGGGCTACTGGAACGTCAGGGCGGTAAGGCTGGACGATACCAGTTTCATAGGATTCGTCAGTGACGTGACCGATCTCTTAATGAGCCAGGAAGCTCTGAGAAAGTCCGAGGAAGAGAAATCTTTGATACTCAACGCAACCAAAGAAAGTATAGTTTATTACGACAGGGATCTCAGAATAAACTGGATCAACAGAGCTATGTCGAAACGTCTGGGTGTTGAAGTCGGCGACCTGATAGGAAAGAAGTGCTTCATGATATGGAAAGCCGGTGAGAAATGCGACGACTGCATACTGGAAAAGGTAATTAAAAGCCGCGAGCAGAAAAAAACAGAACTCACCAACGAAATGGGCGAGTACTGGCTTGTGAGGGCCTACCCAGTTATAGGGCCGGACGGAGATGTTACGGGTGTTGTAGAAGTCAGTGAAGATATTACCGAGAGAAAGCGTGCTTCAAAAAAGCTGGAAGCGGCCTTCGACGCATTGGTCCGCATCGCGTCCGATATAGTTAGTGCAAAAGATCCTTACACGGCCGGCCACCAGAAGAATGTGAGCGATCTGGCCGTGGCCATCGGGAAGAAAATGGGTCTGAATGATGAAACTCTTACCTGCCTCAAATTTGCCGGCCTGCTCCATGATATAGGAAAGATTTCGATTCCGTCGGAGATTTTGACGAGACCGGTAAAGCTAAGCAATATAGAGTTGAGCCTTATAAAGGAGCATTCGAGAAACGGCTACAACATTCTTAAGGATATAGACCTGCCCTGGCCTATCGCCGATATAGTACTGCAGCACCACGAAAGACTCGACGGGTCTGGCTATCCGAACGGTCTGAAAAACGATGAAATAAGGCTTGAATCAAGAATAATAGCGGTTGCCGATGTGGTTGAGGCTATAACTTCCCACAGACCTTACAGACAGGCTCTGGGAATCGAGCACGCCCTGAATGAGATAAAGAAAAATTCAGGCATACTGTACGATCCCGCTGTCGTGGAAGCCTGCGTACAGGTTTTCGAGGACGGTTACCTGCTGACAGTTTAGCGAAAATTTATGCTACTCAAAACTTCAAACTTCCAAAGCACCACCGACTTTTACCGGATGGGTTCACCTGCTTCAGAGAGGTCTCTAATACCCGTCAAAAAGACGGACGAGAAGAACGAGAAGAGCCGTCCATCGTCCAAGAGCCTGAACCCGTCCTTGGGGACCTGAGGCTAGAGGTAAGAGGCGGGAGGTGTGAAGAGCGTGAAGATCTTGATCTTCTTACCTCTGACCTCATACCTCTTACCTCTGTTTAGAGACGGACTAGAAGAGCGAGATCCCGTATAGGAGCACTACGGGATGACAGTACGGGGACACCACGGGATGACAGTCTTACTCCCTTCCCGTCATTATGAGCTTGACTCAGAATCACGGTTTTCTAAGGAGTGGATCCCGGATCGGGGTCCAGGATGACAGCCCCTTCGGGTCATCCTGACGTGCTCCCAGTTAGGATCCCGGTCTTCGCGAAAAATGGGACAGACGTCAGGAGCCCGTCAGTCCCCATTTTCGCGGTCTTTCCTCCCTTCCCGTCATGCCGGACACTGATCCGGCATCCCCGCTCTTTCCTCTGTCTTGAACCAAGAACGAGGAACCTGAACGCACAGCGTCGGAACGAGAAACTGCTCTTCCAAGGATGGCTTTTTGCTCTTGCGAACGAAGAACAAAGCTCCTAGCTCCGCAACGAAAAACCGCTCTTCCGAAGGACGGCTCTTACACTTTTTCGAAGGAGTTTTTTATCCTGATTTTAACGTCGGATTTTTCTCTGCATTCGACGGGAAGAAGTAGCACTACTTCTTGGCCCTCCATTTTTCCGTTGCAAAGGATTCGTTTCGAGTCGTAGGGGCCGCAGTGTTCAAGCGTTACATAGCTTCCGTTTTCGTCGATCTCGACATCCTGGGGCCTGAAAACTGCACTACCCACCCTGTTGATACCCATGGTCGAAAAGAGTTCCATCACAAAGTAAGAGGCTGGACTGGTGTAAATTTCGCGGGGTTCGCCGCTCTGAACGAACACTCCCTCTTTCATGACGTAAATCCGATCGGTTATCGCCAACGCGTCTTCCGGGTCGTTGAGAACTATCAGTACCGATTCGCCTATAGCCATTAACAAGCGTTTTATCATCGCCCTTAGTTCCGTTCTGATCTTTTTGTCGAGCCTTTCGAAGGGTTCATCCATGAGGATCAGGTTGAACTTCTTCACCGTCTCGCGAGCGATCGCGGTCAGTTTTTTCATGCCGGCTGGCAGTTCCTTCGGCCAACGGTCCAGGTAGTCGGTCAGACCGTCGAGTTCGGCCGCCTTTTTCTGCACTTTCTCTTCGGTCTGGGGGTCTTTCTTGATCTTCAGGGGGAAGGCTATATTGTTGTGTGTGTCGAAGTGCGGAAAGAGTGCGTTGTCCTGGAAGACGAAGGCCAGTCCCCTCAGGTGGGGCTCGAGATAAGTGACATCCTTTCCGTCTATGAAGACCTGCCCGGTCACGGGCTCCTGAAGACCTGCTATGGTTCTTAGCAGGAGCGTCTTGCCGCATCCGGAAGGTCCTATGAGGCCCACTATCTCTTTTTTGCCCACGTTCAGATCTACCGGCCCCAGTTCGAAAGTGCCGATTCTGGCTTTCAGGTTCACGACTTTGAGAGTATCCATCAGATCACCTCCCCAAAGAGATTATAGTACGCTGGCAGTCAATTTCGATAAGAAAGAGAGTCTTTTCCGCAAGCGGGTAAGAGTGTCGCCATATAAGGACGCACAGAACCTTTGCGGGCTGTTGATAGGGAAGGATGGTCTCTAGCCGTTCTTCATACGGCACACAAATCCGGTTATAATAGTAAAAACAATTCAGGGAGCTGATAGCGTGAAGGGTAGTCTTCTATCTAAAGCGGAAAGTTACAGAGACGATCTGGCAAATTTTTTGAGGGATCTGGTGAGTATAAAAAGCTTCTCGGCCGGTGAACGCGAAGCGGTCGAAAGGATAAGACGGGAAATGGAGAAGGTTGGCTTCGACGAGGTGATAGTCGATGGTCTGGGAAACATCCTCGGCCGGATAGGCAACGGCAAAAAGGTGATAGCCATGGATGCCCACATCGACACTGTAGAGGTCGGGAACGAGAAGCTCTGGAAGGTCGATCCCTTCTCGGGAGAGATGAAGGACGGCGTAATATACGGCAGAGGCGCCTCCGATCAGAAGGCCGGAATGGCCGCCATGGTCTATGGCGCGAAAATTATGATGGAGGAAGGGCTAACGGGTGATTTCACTCTCTATGTTACGGGGACTGTCATGGAGGAGGACTGCGATGGTCTCTGCTGGAGATACATTATCGAACGCGACGGTATAAGGCCGGACTTCGTGGTCATAACCGAGCCGACCAATCTAAACATCTATCGTGGCCATCGCGGCAGAATGGAGCTCCAGATAAGGACGGTGGGCCGTTCCTGTCACGCCAGCGCCCCGGAGAGAGGAGTTAACGCGATATACAAAATGGCCAGGATCATAGCCGAAATAGAGAGGCTCAACGAAAGACTGAAAGACGATCGCTTCCTCGGAAAGGGGACGATCGCTGTCACGCAGATCTTCTTCAAATCGCCTTCACAGAATGCCGTCGCCGACGAGTGTACGATCCAGCTGGACAGAAGGTTGACAGCCGGAGAGACCAAGGAATCGGTGGTAGAGGAGTTGAAAGGGGCTATCGCCCTGGCCGGCGAAGAGGCCGAGATAATCGAACTATTCTATGACAGGCCTTCTTACACGGGGCTCTCTTTCCCGGTCGAGAAGTACTTCCCGACGTGGGTGATGGAGGAGGATTCAGGGATAGTCAGGAAAACTGTCGCCACTTACAGGGAGGTCTTCGGAGCGGACCCGCTGGTAGATAAATGGACCTTTTCGACGAACGGGATCGCGACTGCCGGGGTCTTCTCGATACCCACTATCGGCTTCGGACCGGCCAACGAGATCTACGCCCATAGTCCAGACGATCAGTGCCCGGTCGATCATCTCGTCAGGGCGGCGGCGATGTACGCACTATTGCCCTTGAGGCTTTCACAATAGAGCTGGAGGTAAAATATGAGCAGCATGCTTAGAGGAAAGGATTTCATAACCACGCAGGATTTCGACAGGACAGAGATCGATCTGATGCTGGACCTGTCCTCGGATCTGAAGAGAAGGTTCGCGATCAACGAGCCCACTCCCCTACTGCCTTACCAGACCGTCTTTTTGATGTTTTTCGATCAATCGACTCGAACCAGAAACTCCATGGAGGCCGGCATTACGCAGTTGGGAGGTCACGCCCACTATCTCGATCCTTCCACGATGCAAACGGCCCACGGAGAGGTTCCCAGAGATACGGCTATGATTCTTTCCAGGTACGGCCACGCGATAGCCGTGAGACACTGCAAGTTCAAGGCAGGAAACCAGTATTTGAGAACCCTGGCCAGATACTCGGACGTCCCGATACTGAACCTTCAAGATGACATCTACCACCCGATGCAGGTGATGGCCGACATGATGACCATTCGCGAACGCTTCGGAACCAATCTCAAAGGGTTGAAGGTAGCCATAACCTGGGCTTACGCCGAGAGCCATCTGAAGCCTCTTTCAGTTCCACAGTCGCAAATACTCCTCTTTACCAGATACGGGATGGACGTTAGGCTCGCCTATCCTGAAGGCTTCGATCTAATGCCCGATATCGTGGAGCAGGCGAAGTCGAACGCCCTCGAGAGCGGGGCGAAATTCGAGATCCTTCACGACATGGACGAGGCTTTCAAGGACGCTGATATAGTCATTCCAAAGTCCTGGGGCGGTTTTTACGTCTCGGAAAACACGGACGAGATCATGACGGAGGTCAGGAAAAAC
This portion of the Mesotoga infera genome encodes:
- a CDS encoding ABC transporter ATP-binding protein encodes the protein MDTLKVVNLKARIGTFELGPVDLNVGKKEIVGLIGPSGCGKTLLLRTIAGLQEPVTGQVFIDGKDVTYLEPHLRGLAFVFQDNALFPHFDTHNNIAFPLKIKKDPQTEEKVQKKAAELDGLTDYLDRWPKELPAGMKKLTAIARETVKKFNLILMDEPFERLDKKIRTELRAMIKRLLMAIGESVLIVLNDPEDALAITDRIYVMKEGVFVQSGEPREIYTSPASYFVMELFSTMGINRVGSAVFRPQDVEIDENGSYVTLEHCGPYDSKRILCNGKMEGQEVVLLLPVECREKSDVKIRIKNSFEKV
- a CDS encoding PAS domain S-box protein — encoded protein: MKSFADLANYIVDMVFVSDMQAKILYVNDAVINTYGFSREDLLGKSILTIQNEISEEFFKEFWSKAAIGTSRTIESLHYRKNGDSLPVEIHSILIEDDGERLVVSTVRDITRRKRDEMLLKEKNLQLQALVDAPTESLFQIDPSGRVITANQTLCKRLGTDLESLIGKNIYDFVPRELAQARKIHAEEVLKTGKPRVIEDRREGIVLKTTIYPVFGQDGRVESLVLFAEDITASKKAEEELKESESRVRKKLKAILDPESEIEDLELEDIFDFEAIQSMMNDFYRLTNIGMAIIDIHGKILVATGWQEICTKYHRMNPETLRNCLHSDLELSKGIVPGTFKLYKCANNMWDMATPIIVGDSHLGNLFLGQFFIEDESLDYELFRRQARKYGFNEDEYIKALDKVPVWSRETIDTVMTFYSKFAKMVSTLSFANIKLARTLSERDGLLQTVEKKESKFRRYLESAPDGIFVSDERGNFTDVNEASSRITGYTREELLNMNLLKLIHPESLDDAKEHFRKTVETGEAEGIVSFVKKNGEKGYWNVRAVRLDDTSFIGFVSDVTDLLMSQEALRKSEEEKSLILNATKESIVYYDRDLRINWINRAMSKRLGVEVGDLIGKKCFMIWKAGEKCDDCILEKVIKSREQKKTELTNEMGEYWLVRAYPVIGPDGDVTGVVEVSEDITERKRASKKLEAAFDALVRIASDIVSAKDPYTAGHQKNVSDLAVAIGKKMGLNDETLTCLKFAGLLHDIGKISIPSEILTRPVKLSNIELSLIKEHSRNGYNILKDIDLPWPIADIVLQHHERLDGSGYPNGLKNDEIRLESRIIAVADVVEAITSHRPYRQALGIEHALNEIKKNSGILYDPAVVEACVQVFEDGYLLTV
- a CDS encoding YgeY family selenium metabolism-linked hydrolase → MKGSLLSKAESYRDDLANFLRDLVSIKSFSAGEREAVERIRREMEKVGFDEVIVDGLGNILGRIGNGKKVIAMDAHIDTVEVGNEKLWKVDPFSGEMKDGVIYGRGASDQKAGMAAMVYGAKIMMEEGLTGDFTLYVTGTVMEEDCDGLCWRYIIERDGIRPDFVVITEPTNLNIYRGHRGRMELQIRTVGRSCHASAPERGVNAIYKMARIIAEIERLNERLKDDRFLGKGTIAVTQIFFKSPSQNAVADECTIQLDRRLTAGETKESVVEELKGAIALAGEEAEIIELFYDRPSYTGLSFPVEKYFPTWVMEEDSGIVRKTVATYREVFGADPLVDKWTFSTNGIATAGVFSIPTIGFGPANEIYAHSPDDQCPVDHLVRAAAMYALLPLRLSQ
- a CDS encoding ornithine carbamoyltransferase — its product is MSSMLRGKDFITTQDFDRTEIDLMLDLSSDLKRRFAINEPTPLLPYQTVFLMFFDQSTRTRNSMEAGITQLGGHAHYLDPSTMQTAHGEVPRDTAMILSRYGHAIAVRHCKFKAGNQYLRTLARYSDVPILNLQDDIYHPMQVMADMMTIRERFGTNLKGLKVAITWAYAESHLKPLSVPQSQILLFTRYGMDVRLAYPEGFDLMPDIVEQAKSNALESGAKFEILHDMDEAFKDADIVIPKSWGGFYVSENTDEIMTEVRKNRDWICTPERMKLAGKRAVYMHALPADRGREVVDEVIDGPQSIVIDEAENRLHTAKAIMALTMGGRP